CTTCAAACATGTTCATGAAGACTGTTTTATCTCAACAGcgtacatttttgggtgaactatccctttaagataaaTTCCAAAAAGATAAACTCCCCCGAAAAAAGAAACTTTAGTAATTCTCAAACATTTTcttaagaacattttattttcttaagaaACATTAACTTTTAGTGAATCCAGCCCAGATTTTTAATACTTCTCAGGAAGTTTACTTTTCCGACTAGAGCTCAAGTGGAAATGTCGTGGTAATGTAATGCCCTCTATTGATTTTGACACTGTTAGTGATTAAGAGGAAGAATGTGACATTTAGTGTCGTGACTAACTAGAAGGACGAATGTTtgctaaccttttttttttatgcttcaTCAGTGTTCATAAAACAAGTTAATTCTGTTTATAGCTTATAGACATCACGACATCAATGTGAAAGAACCCCAAGGCGTGTCTGTAAACTGATTATTTATGCAATGCGCTGTATCTGTTAATATTTAACCGTAAAGTATTATTAATGACAGGAAACTGTCCATTGCCCTACCTATGTTTTACACTCTAGCTGTATAATGTTTGATCATCTACAGAGCTTTCCTATTTTGCAGGTCAAGAGGATTGCAGCAGAGTACTACGACTCACTGCCTCAACACACTTCCTGGATGCGTGTGCTCTGGGACTTCGTTTTCGAGGACACAATCGGCCCCTATGCTAGAATCAAGAGACAATACAAACTTGGCAAAAAGGAATGAAATGGGTGTTAGACTACTGATCTAACCAAACACGCTACAAGGTATTTACACAAAGTACTACACAAATCTGTGAGGCACTTGCAGGTTGTTAGTTAAAAAGGAACAAACCCTTTCAACCACAAAACTGCAAACCTCTGTCACAGCATTTCATCATAGATCCATGTGTACAATGTTTGAACAATAACCGCACATTCCCTGCGCTTGACTTGATTTGTGATTTACTGTTTGGGTGTATCAAAGCCCAGCTCGTTCCTAACTAAAACGTGAAACTTCATTAGACCTGACCTGTTGTTCTTACGGTATCCATTTTCATTATCAATGCAGTTATTTGTGTTTATCTTTGCCATCGTCACTTTCTCAACTTAACCCATGTCAGTTAAGATGTACCTAAGGATGGAAGTGCTGAGatgaaatgtgtttgtgtttcatcaGTGAGGCCTTTTTGAAAACTGAATATTTAATTGTGTTGTGCACTGTTGTGTAACTAGAAGTCTTTAAATATTGTTTGACATGTTCTGTCGTTTGCACTGTGACGGTTTAACTCTGAACACCATTGTGTTAAAGCTGTGTGGAATATATTTGTTCAGCACAATGTATTTCAATAAATTTCCATATACATGATGAATCTGAAGTGAGATTTTGTAAGAGGTCGTTTGTGATGTTCAAcaataagacattttttaaaacagaaacacGAGACGAGTTTAAAAGGGGGAAAAGCTTTTAAAGTTCTTTTTATTCCATCAATCTCACACTCTCAACATGTTTAATTTAACTAATTTCTGTGAAATATCAACATCAACTTTTAAAATCAGGATCAACCTAATTAAACCAGGATACATTGTACGTTCAAACAATTCACCCAATACTTTAAGCCACTTTCAATAATTCATCTCAcgttgtgtgtatatatatacgtgtatatatatatatttccatgTCCATCTCTTGAGCTCATTAAAAGAGCGTCTATATTTAACCTCATACCTCcagatcaatttaaaacaaagttCTACAGAACTTCTGCATTGGCCAAcgaaacaaaagagaaaaaccAAAATGTCTCAACTATAGTAGTTTGCTGACGGTTTCGCACAAACGTGcagtttgtactttttaaaaccaaagaaataagagcagtaatataaaatataaaaggcTGACAATAACTGTCGTGCAACATCGTATCTCTctcatttaatataatacaattcttaacaataataacaatgaccAATGAAACAATATAaacttagaaaacaaaaatatcttcattaatTTCCCACTTGTTGACTTTAAGACTTGAAAGAGCGAGAGCAGCAAGCTGCACAGTGGACTGTCTCAACGTTCATACTGGAGGAAATAGAAAATTCAGTGTGAAGGTCTATTTTCCATCTGCTCGTTCATTCACTCATCCAATCACACAATCACTCGCTCCACTTCTATCCGTTCCTCAGCTTTCCCTTGTCCTTCTCAATAATGCCTTGTGTCTGCACAACATTTCTGCAACTGAATTGCAGACATGCTGCGAGAACGTTTTCACGTGCGCTTTCCTGTACTTCCCCGAACCTTCAGTCATTATCAGTCGTCGTCGTTGACTTTTCTTAAGACTATGTGGAGCCAATTCTCAGCAGTTCCCTTCTAATGgctaaagagaaagagaaaaatgtaaatattctcaAGAACTGAAAACGTGCGTAAAATCCTAAATCCTTAAACTTACCATCAATAATTTCTTCTTTTACTTTCTGCAATTCCCGCACAACTTCCTCCAAGATCTCCTTTTGAACGCAACAGATTTTATCATTATCAGCAGGCCagtttttcctcatttttttgCACAATACACAACGcaatatgtcattttaaaaaagatattcTGAACTAACCTGTTTCATTCTGTCAAAGTCAAATGACTCAGCATCACTGGTGCTTCCGATTGGTTTTGCCCTGTATAATGTTcagcataaatattaaaatgcagatcatttaaatgaatgatcATAGATGTACCTGCAAGTCACATTTTGCTCTTACAAAAGCATGTGTagatgtattaaatattaatattgcttTCTGATGTAATCTCAGTTTTCACAACCGGTTCATTTTCAGAGTTCAAAGAAGtcattttctgtgtgtttaCACAAACATTCAATGCAAGCttacacaaaacataaaaactacattttctagTTGTCAGAAAGCGAGCAGAACCGGCTTTGTTTGCATTTAGGTCATTACAGGCTCATGTTGCCCAGGGCTTTACTTCCTTAACATGACCATTTGTATTGGCAACCGAGCAATGGACGTTTACTCACATATGCAAACTCTATGATGGAATGCCTCAACAAATGTCAGATTTAAAGGaaccaaatgttttaaaatgacaagaaacaaGTCATAAGACAAAGCTCTCATTGTACAGAGTGAGGAACTGCACAGTAAACCTGCTGAAAACATACCTTGACACAGCTGAAGACTTGTCTGCAGAGTTTGCTCGTTCCCATGGCTTCTTCACAGGAtctgagaaaaatgtttaaatacacCTCTTAATTTACCTTAATTAATTTGATcatcaaattaatatatttttactaaaacgtttttagtagttttcagttttttaaaaatcctgaagaaaaaaaaacattacggTTTGCACACAAATATTAAGCCGGAAAGCTGTTTTAcggaatgtttcttgaacagcaaattagaatgtaatggctgctaaaaattcagctttgccatcataaattacaaaaaaaaaaattacaactggaaatatattaatgtagaaaacaattatttttacaatattattgttttcactgtatattaaaacagtattGGTAAGCATTAAAGACTtcttatagaaatataaaaaaaatcttaccaacctcaAAATTTAGAatggtaattaaaaaaaaataaataaataattgcaactcacaattctgacttttttctcagaattgtgtgatatttctcgcaattacgagtttatgaagtcaaaactgcaagatataaacttgcaaatctgctttttttttctcagaattgtttatatcatgcaattctgactttttttttctcagtattgcatCACATGCTTGATCTGACGAATCTGACGTTTTTTCTCGAGATTTCtgacaattgcaagtttgtaaagtcagaattgcaagatataagacttttttctcagatttgcgagtttatagagccagaaattaaaaaaaaaaaaactcagaaatatttttttttcttagaattgtgcaCTTCAGacttccaatttttttttctcttagaaTCACAAATTTATTTCacgcaattctgtctttataactcagttgtgagtttatatctcatttgATATATTTGAGAACAAAAGTCCAAACTGCAAAATGTGAACTcagttgtgaggaaaaaaagtcagaattgtgaaaaaaaaaaaaaagaagttgtaattaccttttttaaatcttttattcAGTGTCACAAATGGACATCCAtagtaaattaagtaaaaataaaataaaaattgtaattaaaaaaacacctgaGTTTTGTCCACGAGCAGATGATGAAGGGGATCCATTAGACTCCTCCTGCAAGAAAGCGATATCAAACTGATTTGATATGATACAATGAAAAGAACTGACAGAAATACACAATCAACATGTGTGTTTTGACAAATGGAGTACAAAAGTCATACATTTTGACTGTCTTCTGGTTTCTCTGAGGCCTTCCTCCTACAGAATGATCATATTTAACAATCAAAGTTTGTACTACCACAAGTCATGAATCATTAGTTatggaaaacaaaaagacaGCGAATGGAAATGGTTCTGACCTCCTTGCTAAAAGGGCATTCATCTCCTGCATGAGACCCTCTCCACCACCTCCACTGCCTCCACTAGAGCGATTGGCATCGTTCTTGCTACTGCTTTCCTCTGGCTAGAAAagataaaacatgaaataatcaGGCAGCAAGATACTATTATTGaactttttgcattaaaaaaagaaatatgtgaAACATGTTGTGGTTTGAGAAAGATAAGTGCCACTCACTCGCTGCACTTTTCGCAGCTTGGCACCAGCTAGAGCTGCAGCCAGACCTGCCGGAGCAGGACCTCCACCAGCCGGCAGTGGAGGCGGGGTAGGAGGGGGCCCTGTGGCGGGTGGTGGCGGCCCTGGTGGGGGAGGCCCAGGAGGGGGCGGCGGGGCCGGCGGACCCGCCATGGCTGCTGAGGTAGGGGGGTGAATGGGAGGAGTGGATGAGAGCATGGAGGGATGACCCGGTGGAACAGGAGGAccttttggaagaaaaaaaacagaatcactGTTGTATTCTAGACTgaatgcttaaagggatagttcacccaaaaatgaaaattctgtcattaattactcaccctcatatcatttcaaacctgtaagacctttgtttatctttagaacacaaattaagatatttttgatgaaatccgagagcttgttgaccctgcatagacagcaacgccatgtgacatcagtggttcaaccgtcattttatgaagttacgagaatactttttgtgcgctaa
Above is a genomic segment from Labeo rohita strain BAU-BD-2019 chromosome 17, IGBB_LRoh.1.0, whole genome shotgun sequence containing:
- the evla gene encoding enah/Vasp-like a isoform X5, which gives rise to MYSFDDYGEQSICQARASVMIYDDTSKKWVPVKPGQQGFSRINIYHNTVNNSFRVVGVKLQDQQVVINYSIVKGLKYNQATPTFHQWRDARQVYGLNFASKEEATTFSTAMLFALNVLSSQDAGPGALRQNGPVTDDGEAQRRQMMDQHQVQMERERRTSGSAGPPVPPGHPSMLSSTPPIHPPTSAAMAGPPAPPPPPGPPPPGPPPPATGPPPTPPPLPAGGGPAPAGLAAALAGAKLRKVQRPEESSSKNDANRSSGGSGGGGEGLMQEMNALLARRRKASEKPEDSQNEESNGSPSSSARGQNSDPVKKPWERANSADKSSAVSRAKPIGSTSDAESFDFDRMKQEILEEVVRELQKVKEEIIDAIRRELLRIGST
- the evla gene encoding enah/Vasp-like a isoform X6 codes for the protein MYSFDDYGEQSICQARASVMIYDDTSKKWVPVKPGQQGFSRINIYHNTVNNSFRVVGVKLQDQQVVINYSIVKGLKYNQATPTFHQWRDARQVYGLNFASKEEATTFSTAMLFALNVLSSQDAGPPVPPGHPSMLSSTPPIHPPTSAAMAGPPAPPPPPGPPPPGPPPPATGPPPTPPPLPAGGGPAPAGLAAALAGAKLRKVQRPEESSSKNDANRSSGGSGGGGEGLMQEMNALLARRRKASEKPEDSQNEESNGSPSSSARGQNSDPVKKPWERANSADKSSAVSRAKPIGSTSDAESFDFDRMKQEILEEVVRELQKVKEEIIDAIRRELLRIGST